The following coding sequences are from one Paenibacillus stellifer window:
- a CDS encoding helix-turn-helix domain-containing protein: MRILSEPKLLYAGHISSSPAWYFPSHKHDDLLEILYIREGTGYFTIGDRTYATRKGDIVVYNRGVLHEERSSPGFPFSHYCCGFTNIEIEGLPLDRVLPDDAAPVINSGRYATEMEALMSVLFEESSMQDEGYQTICRGLLVSILTLIQRIAGNGRPQEEQTGDSLALSIKEYLDRNFASSISLQVIAEHFHVDRYYLSHVFKKQYNDSPINYLINRRMGEAKRLLASTEMKIWEISKLVGYENANYFSMLFAKFMGETPSYFKHNHRKNLHYPQRPD; this comes from the coding sequence TTGCGAATCCTAAGTGAGCCGAAGCTGCTGTACGCCGGACACATCAGCAGCAGTCCGGCCTGGTATTTTCCAAGCCACAAGCATGACGATCTGCTCGAGATCTTGTACATCCGGGAAGGGACAGGGTATTTTACGATCGGAGACCGGACTTACGCCACCCGAAAAGGGGACATCGTCGTCTACAACAGAGGGGTTCTTCACGAAGAGCGTTCCTCTCCGGGCTTTCCTTTCAGCCATTATTGCTGTGGATTCACCAATATAGAGATTGAGGGACTTCCCCTGGATCGGGTTCTTCCGGACGATGCCGCGCCTGTCATTAACAGCGGGAGGTACGCCACCGAGATGGAGGCGCTGATGTCCGTGCTGTTTGAGGAATCCTCCATGCAGGATGAAGGCTATCAGACGATATGTCGGGGCTTGCTGGTTTCGATCCTTACGCTTATTCAGCGCATCGCCGGAAACGGCCGTCCACAGGAAGAACAAACCGGCGATTCGTTGGCGCTCTCGATCAAGGAATATTTGGACCGGAACTTCGCGAGTTCCATCAGCCTGCAGGTGATTGCCGAGCATTTTCATGTCGACCGCTACTATCTCTCCCATGTGTTCAAGAAGCAGTACAACGACTCTCCTATCAACTATCTGATCAACCGGCGGATGGGCGAAGCCAAGCGGCTTCTCGCTTCAACCGAGATGAAGATTTGGGAAATCTCCAAGCTGGTCGGGTATGAGAACGCCAACTATTTCTCCATGCTGTTCGCCAAATTTATGGGGGAGACACCGAGCTATTTCAAGCACAATCATAGAAAAAACCTCCACTATCCGCAGCGTCCGGATTAA
- a CDS encoding MFS transporter, whose product MKISKEQALTLAFTFLAFILGTTEYVIVGLLDQVAAGLGVSIAEAGAFVSGFAVAYACGTPFAMALAGRFSKPASLMTGTVLVVLLNICSAFASTYVLLLVFRIMTAVCCGLCVSLSISISTDVVPIEKRGRAISYIMGGFSLANVLGVPIGTFVGMHFEWPAAFILVGILGAFCLVLLYRVVPRDLPNAQSRMSDQFRLLTHPRVLLAILIPVLGVAAIFVNYTYIVPLMTEVMRIPADRTGYVLIVYGAATIFSNIISGVIASGNYMAKLKVLFLIQAVIFAIYGITVSVPWLGILGLIAIACISFSINAAVPIYFIHLAERFVPAAKDFASSLMPIGANIGIAVGSASGALVMGHFGLRFLPWAAVGFALVSCCVTALSLSLDEGKGRSRTRDASL is encoded by the coding sequence GTGAAAATCAGCAAAGAACAAGCCCTGACACTGGCCTTTACCTTTTTGGCATTTATATTGGGCACGACAGAATATGTAATCGTGGGACTGCTGGATCAGGTGGCGGCTGGTCTCGGCGTATCGATTGCGGAAGCAGGAGCCTTCGTGTCGGGCTTTGCCGTTGCTTATGCCTGCGGAACACCGTTTGCAATGGCGCTGGCTGGCCGCTTCTCCAAGCCTGCCTCTCTGATGACGGGAACAGTGCTGGTTGTGCTCCTGAACATTTGCAGCGCCTTTGCCTCAACATATGTGCTGCTGCTTGTGTTCCGGATTATGACGGCGGTGTGCTGCGGGCTGTGCGTATCCTTGTCCATCTCGATCAGCACGGATGTCGTCCCGATAGAGAAGAGGGGAAGGGCGATCTCGTACATCATGGGCGGCTTCTCCCTCGCCAACGTGTTGGGCGTTCCGATCGGCACCTTCGTCGGCATGCATTTTGAGTGGCCGGCGGCCTTTATACTGGTCGGTATACTTGGGGCATTCTGCCTGGTTCTGCTATACCGGGTCGTACCGCGCGATCTGCCCAACGCTCAGAGCAGGATGAGTGACCAATTCCGCTTATTGACCCACCCCCGGGTGCTGCTGGCTATTCTGATTCCGGTTCTGGGCGTGGCGGCGATCTTCGTGAATTACACCTACATCGTGCCGCTGATGACCGAGGTCATGCGCATTCCTGCCGACCGGACCGGCTATGTACTCATCGTGTATGGAGCGGCAACGATCTTCAGCAACATCATCAGCGGAGTCATCGCTTCGGGGAATTATATGGCGAAGCTGAAGGTCCTGTTCCTCATTCAGGCCGTTATATTCGCAATTTATGGGATAACCGTGTCGGTCCCCTGGCTCGGTATCCTGGGCTTAATCGCCATTGCCTGTATCTCTTTCTCGATAAACGCCGCGGTTCCCATCTATTTCATCCATCTAGCGGAACGCTTCGTCCCGGCGGCGAAGGATTTCGCCTCTTCCCTGATGCCGATAGGCGCGAACATCGGGATTGCAGTCGGTTCCGCGTCAGGTGCGCTCGTGATGGGGCATTTCGGCTTGCGATTTCTTCCATGGGCTGCCGTCGGGTTCGCTCTAGTCAGCTGTTGTGTGACAGCTCTCAGCCTGAGTCTCGATGAGGGCAAGGGCAGAAGCCGGACAAGGGACGCAAGCCTGTAA